In a single window of the Tigriopus californicus strain San Diego chromosome 2, Tcal_SD_v2.1, whole genome shotgun sequence genome:
- the LOC131892977 gene encoding serine-rich adhesin for platelets-like isoform X2: MGHTKSKHQFDNESLGGESVKSTSTSASSLSRKGRNRRKWRKKQGYSLPSGLDKPFVGSSSTLYPHDLDGNDAVLVSYHDHKTESLYSPELTPRNFSKKPQRAKSMAIPTQSCPIYPSYQSSNSVEDLTSRVTESHWRPSPDHRDSRNVKPSLMSTKRSHVDGNCPKTDPVLAKVLERQQSFKEELEAMLERTRSNQDKLAPKLEHIKVQSAVQDVEALNHSDDAVGLNRSERSRNTTLPPPHSMATTSKCDSSKPPTHSTNIAFDDARKEETHKEDSSSQNSPPQFEQSKKVLEFEDDNQANGLASTDPANEKNKSEHNQGNAKVMKPAEQEEEEQSPVYAKVIRDHKSKSKGKLAPVGTLDVIEVNSQIGPSPCHTDLNECPKNDKLGQAHLKIKTSEIPFPLLEEPEKELAMKQDHSNKTEPTIRSDLHIDSEAKPITQEATAVQEPATGMHEKNGVPSKEKNELIAEDDDEGGKENVSSKSSDDEEDSDYETVEVLHKEGSDSKSLQIVKSQGSKRSSQISDETKDMPIVRSGEEEIESSVNAGEDVIADFVPSETAAVNQKFDEDEFPLSDSNINRDPDKGEAKSANALDLDPRNFPSPSPPRFNFGNPDLDQEELLVLRTPSEVSSSSSSSSSASIPSSSPSPSSSTQSFLAFDEIEIHGKKLRADSGEKFDYEPFSSSEYSAPSSSSQPSSVESGGSTTSPEDALVAKMSQKPGMPLERSAKNTPSPPVLKRESTLVGKEIEDAIAKGNYSAHSSAGLPERSRFDGVLLEAEGNSNSNRYHEELKTTSYKDWESLVESCIDLPEAEEGLVDEHFQLFNADRDQRHMYMHPSHRGTRLPPVGCSSDDLVSSSNTDEEIVQTNNHCYDSLEDIMSGERRRARSTSSSVSGRRTLPPVPSDVDQRQRAIQILSLQAMLSDPSVPVPPPTDRIFSHPTPKLPIHSSFQPDSLDVMNSSLSRNPKGSFANDLEHSCNPRPIPFPNRNDLIREPLAQMANQEPASVGRRRQLPLVPSYPNDHVDEEHIDRVPAQTSPEVDSGFPSMDVSISNIDDRLISPSHLQVIDSPPTTSHTTTPSPCGNASQEGDVALMSNFIWVDLNEDKPGKKGNSSKKAEVCSNANSHALLNKRPSRATDSQSTAARKAQHRLSAPEPNLQRRKTESSIEVVRKRQSSDTRETSRRSSLQPNGPKNTKGLFPAKRRNSSASRIHSAVVSGINPETRSVTVEWFEQGETKGKEIELGAILSLNQDLLVPNDSTSYIPNKLSKNERNSLGQTRTYVPRPSNVVGGAQQPPPQQSNNKTAGGAGVGGGSGMRTRNKATSRQTLAVSSDPPSLQNGSENIPPRSNSEKSDTVGKAAGNGVDRRRSNVVKEIDRLQKNREERRARQEAQRQAAKNIDPGNPNYEFLSMIQEYQEQLEYTPLTDTDPIYDHQISVCVRKRPMSKKENNRREIDVVTCPNKDQVIVHEPRTKVDLTKYLENQLFRYDYAFDETSTNELVYKYAAKPLVQNIFEGGMATCFAYGQTGSGKTHTMGGEFHGKTQDSKNGIYALATKDVFKYLHSPKYRDLNLRISCSYFEIYSGKVFDLLSGKSKLRVLEDGKQQVVIVGLTEKEVDSVEDVLKLINHGNSIRTSGQTSANAHSSRSHAVFQIILRVNNMKRPLHGKFSLIDLAGNERGADTSSANRQTRMEGAEINKSLLALKECIRALGRKGGHLPFRASKLTQVLRDSFIGEKSKTCMIAMVSPSMGSCEHTLNTLRYADRVKELGASDPANNGKPNEIQMDDGILSPEDSDLAQLRSMNEGELSADWYNFQEVISHLQGLEDDLVESHRNVIDSMQKWYQEDSSLLALTNEVDYDQDAYCQQLEDMIDEKIESLATLRQKAKGFRVMLNDEEAKSRLLQQLK; encoded by the exons ATGGGACACACTAAATCCAAGCACCAGTTTGACAACGAGTCCTTAGGCGGTGAAAGTGTGAAGAGCACAAGCACGTCTGCCTCGTCTTTGAGTCGGAAAGGTCGAAACAGAAGGAAATGGAGGAAGAAGCAGGGCTATTCATTGCCCTCGGGATTGGATAAGCCCTTCGTTGGCTCGAGTTCAACGCTCTATCCACATGATTTAGATGGCAATGATGCCGTGTTGGTCTCTTATCATGACCATAAGACCGAGTCTCTCTACTCCCCAGAATTGACCCCTCGGAATTTCAGCAAAAAGCCACAACGAGCCAAGAGCATGGCCATTCCGACGCAAAGTTGTCCGATCTATCCATCATATCAATCATCCAATTCAGTGGAAGACCTGACCTCTCGTGTGACTGAGTCACATTGGAGGCCTAGTCCTGACCACCGGGACTCTCGTAATGTCAAACCCTCGTTAATGTCGACCAAACGGTCTCATGTCGATGGAAACTGTCCCAAAACGGATCCTGTTCTGGCCAAAGTTTTGGAGCGACAGCAGTCCTTCAAGGAGGAATTGGAAGCCATGTTGGAGAGAACTCGGAGTAATCAAGACAAGCTGGCTCCCAAGTTGGAGCATATCAAAGTCCAGTCGGCGGTTCAAGATGTAGAAGCCTTAAATCATTCTGACGATGCCGTGGGTTTGAATAGAAGCGAACGATCACGTAACACTACTTTGCCTCCTCCACATTCAATGGCGACAACCTCTAAATGTGACTCATCCAAACCACCCACACACTCGACGAATATTGCCTTTGACGATGCTAGAAAAGAAGAAACGCACAAAGAAGACTCCTCTAGTCAGAATAGTCCCCCTCAATTTGAGCAAAGCAAGAAGGTGTTGGAATTTGAGGATGATAATCAAGCGAATGGGCTTGCTTCAACGGATCCCGCTAACGAGAAAAATAAGTCCGAGCATAATCAGGGAAATGCCAAGGTAATGAAGCCAgcagaacaagaagaggaagagcaaAGTCCTGTCTACGCTAAAGTCATCAGAGATCACAAAAGTAAATCCAAAGGCAAATTGGCACCTGTAGGAACCTTGGATGTGATAGAGGTTAATAGCCAAATTGGGCCCTCTCCTTGTCACACTGATTTGAATGAGTGCCCAAAAAATGATAAACTAGGACAAGctcatttgaaaatcaagacTAGCGAGATCCCCTTTCCTCTTTTGgaggagcccgaaaaagaactTGCGATGAAGCAAGACCATTCGAACAAAACTGAACCAACCATTAGATCCGACCTTCATATCGATTCCGAAGCCAAACCTATAACCCAAGAAGCAACTGCAGTTCAAGAACCAGCCACAGGaatgcatgaaaaaaatggggttccatcgaaagaaaaaaatgagctaaTAGCcgaggatgacgatgaggGGGGAAAAGAAAACGTATCCAGCAAAAGTAGTGACGACGAAGAGGATAGCGATTACGAAACAGTCGAGGTTTTGCACAAGGAAGGCTCAGATTCTAAGAGCTTGCAAATAGTCAAGAGCCAAGGCTCGAAACGGTCAAGCCAGATTAGCGATGAAACGAAAGATATGCCCATTGTGCGCTCAGGtgaagaggaaattgaatcCTCGGTAAATGCAGGGGAAGATGTGATAGCGGATTTCGTGCCATCCGAGACGGCTGCCGTCAATCAAAAATTCGATGAAGACGAATTCCCATTATCTGACTCCAACATCAATCGGGACCCCGATAAAGGAGAGGCAAAGAGCGCTAATGCGTTGGATTTGGATCCACGAAATTTTCCGTCGCCTTCGCCTCCACGGTTTAATTTCGGCAACCCTGACTTGGATCAAGAGGAGCTACTGGTTCTGAGGACCCCAAGTGAGGTCtcctcgtcgtcatcatcatcctcgtccgCTTCCATCCCTTCCTCCTCACCGTCCCCAAGTAGTAGTACTCAATCATTTCTAGCctttgatgagattgaaattCATGGGAAGAAGCTCCGAGCTGATTCAGGGGAGAAGTTCGATTATGAACCGTTTTCATCGTCCGAGTATTCAGCCCCATCTTCCTCCTCTCAGCCATCATCGGTTGAAAGTGGCGGCTCGACCACGAGCCCTGAAGATGCACTTGTTGCAAAGATGAGTCAAAAGCCAGGAATGCCTCTCGAGAGGAGTGCAAAAAATACGCCATCACCTCCTGTACTGAAGAGAGAAAGTACATTGGTTGGCAAAGAAATCGAAGATGCCATTGCCAAGGGAAACTATAGCGCCCATTCATCTGCTGGATTACCCGAGCGAAGCAGATTTGATGGAGTTTTGCTAGAGGCCGAGGGCAACTCGAATTCAAATCGGTATCATGAAGAACTAAAAACGACCAGTTACAAGGACTGGGAGTCCCTAGTGGAATCTTGCATTGACTTGCCAGAGGCCGAGGAGGGCTTAGTTGATGAGCATTTCCAGCTTTTTAACGCTGACCGTGATCAACGACACATGTATATGCACCCGAGTCATCGGGGCACTCGACTGCCACCCGTTGGATGTAGCTCAGACGACTTGGTCAGCAGCTCGAACACGGACGAAGAAATCGTTCAGACCAATAACCATTGCTATGATAGTCTGGAAGATATCATGTCGGGAGAGCGTCGAAGAGCCCGATCCACTTCTTCATCCGTGTCCGGACGTCGAACCCTACCCCCAGTTCCGAGCGATGTGGACCAAAGACAGAGAGCCATCCAGATTTTAAGCCTCCAAGCTATGCTGAGCGACCCAAGTGTGCCAGTTCCTCCGCCAACAGATCGAATCTTTTCTCATCCCACCCCTAAACTCCCCATACATTCATCTTTTCAACCAGATAGTCTTGACGTCATGAATTCTAGTCTGAGCAGAAATCCAAAGGGGTCATTTGCAAATGACCTCGAGCATTCTTGTAATCCGAGACCAATACCGTTCCCGAACCGAAATGATCTGATTAGGGAACCATTGGCACAAATGGCAAACCAAGAGCCGGCAAGTGTAGGCCGAAGGCGACAACTCCCATTGGTGCCGAGCTATCCAAATGATCATGTTGATGAAGAGCACATTGATCGAGTCCCAGCGCAGACCTCCCCCGAAGTAGATTCTGGCTTTCCGTCCATGGACGTGTCCATATCAAACATCGATGATCGATTGATATCGCCCTCACACCTACAGGTTATTGATTCTCCGCCCACCACTTCGCACACCACAACCCCTTCCCCATGTGGCAATGCCTCTCAAGAAGGTGATGTTGCCTTGATGTCCAACTTCATTTGGGTGGATTTGAATGAGGACAAACCGGGCAAGAAGGGGAACAGCTCAAAAAAGGCAGAAGTCTGCTCAAATGCCAACTCACATGCATTGCTTAACAAAAGACCGAGTAGAGCGACAGACAGCCAATCTACTGCCGCCAGGAAGGCACAACATCGATTGTCTGCCCCAGAGCCCAACTTGCAGAGACGAAAGACAGAGTCGTCAATTGAAGTAGTGCGGAAGCGACAATCCTCGGATACTCGAGAGACCTCAAGACGATCTTCTTTGCAGCCTAATGGGCCTAAAAATACGAAGGGTCTTTTCCCGGCCAAACGAAGAAACTCCAGTGCAA GTCGCATCCATTCAGCTGTGGTCTCCGGGATCAATCCAGAGACCAGAAGTGTCACCGTCGAGTGGTTCGAGCAAGGCGAAACAAAGGGAAAAGAG aTCGAGCTAGGGGCCATTTTGAGCCTAAATCAGGACCTTCTCGTTCCGAATGACAGCACAAGCTACATCCCCAACAAATTGTCAAAG AACGAGAGAAACTCGTTAGGCCAAACTCGAACT TATGTTCCCCGGCCGTCAAACGTGGTTGGAGGAGCACAACAACCCCCACCACAGCAATCCAACAATAAAACTGCAGGAGGCGCGGGAGTGGGTGGAGGATCCGGGATGCGAACCAGGAACAAAGCCACGTCCAGACAAACTCTGGCGGTTTCCTCCGATCCTCCGAGCTTACAGAATGGATCTGAAAACATTCCTCCTAGGTCGAACTCGGAAAAATCCGACACGGTCGGCAAAGCCGCCGGAAATG GTGTAGATCGGAGGCGTTCGAATGTCGTGAAGGAAATTGATCGACTTCAGAAGAACCGCGAAGAGCGCCGAGCACGGCAAGAAGCCCAACGTCAAGCGGCCAAGAATATTGATCCCGGCAATCCCAACTACGAGTTCCTCAGCATGATCCAAGAGTACCAGGAACAACTGGAATACACGCCCTTAACGGACACCGATCCGATTTACGACCATCAAATCTCTGTGTGCGTACGTAAACGACCCATGAGCAAAAAGGAGAACAATCGACGGGAAATCGATGTAGTCACCTGTCCCAACAAGGATCAGGTCATTGTTCATGAGCCCCGAACTAAAGTGGACCTTACCAAATACCTGGAAAACCAGCTCTTCAGATACGACTACGCCTTTGACGAGACGTCGACCAACGAACTTGTCTACAA ATACGCGGCCAAGCCTTTGGTtcagaatatttttgaaggtgGCATGGCCACTTGCTTTGCCTATGGACAGACTGGGTCTGGCAAGACCCACACCATGGGTGGTGAGTTCCATGGAAAAACTCAAGACTCAAAGAACGGAATCTACGCCTTGGCCACCAAGGACgtattcaaatatttgcactCGCCCAAATATCGAGATCTGAACCTGAGAATCTCGTGCAGCTACTTCGAAATTTACAGTGGCAAG GTCTTTGACCTGTTGTCAGGAAAGTCAAAATTGCGCGTTTTAGAAGATGGCAAGCAGCAAGTGGTTATCGTTGGTCTGACTGAGAAGGAGGTGGACAGTGTGGAAGACGTTCTGAAGCTGATTAATCACGGCAACAGCATTCGAACCTCGGGTCAGACCTCTGCCAACGCCCATTCGTCCCGTTCCCATGCCGTGTTCCAGATCATACTCAGAGTGAACAACATGAAACGACCCCTCCACGGAAAGTTCTCACTCATCGATCTGGCTGGAAACGAGAGGGGAGCAGACACGTCCTCCGCCAATCGACAAACTC GAATGGAGGGAGCTGAAATCAACAAGTCACTTCTGGCATTAAAAGAGTGTATTCGTGCTCTGGGCCGCAAAGGCGGACATCTCCCTTTCAGGGCGAGCAAACTCACTCAAGTGCTCCGAGATTCGTTTATCGGAGAGaaatcaaaaacatgcatg ATTGCCATGGTCTCGCCCAGCATGGGCTCTTGTGAGCACACCTTAAATACCTTGCGTTATGCGGACAGAGTGAAGGAACTGGGCGCTTCGGATCCGGCCAACAATGGCAAACCCAACGAGATCCAAATGGACGATGGGATCTTAAGTCCTGAAGATTCGGATCTGGCCCAACTGCGGTCCATGAACGAGGGCGAATTGTCGGCCGACTGGTACAACTTCCAGGAGGTGATTTCCCACTTACAGGGCCTCGAGGATGATCTGGTAGAGTCGCATCGAAATGTGATTGATAGCATGCAGAAGTGGTATCAGGAAGACTCCTCGCTACTCGCTTTGACCAATGAAGTGGACTACGATCAAGATG CCTACTGTCAACAACTGGAGGATATGATTGACGAGAAGATCGAGTCCCTGGCCACACTCCGTCAGAAAGCTAAAGGATTCCGCGTGATGCTCAATGACGAGGAGGCCAAGAGTCGGCTCCTGCAACAATTGAAGTAG